In Vibrio chagasii, the sequence GTGACACCGAGAGAAAAAATCCTTGAAGCGATCGAGAACATCAAAGATGAACTGCGAGATCGTGCCCAATACCTCAAAGACAATAATAAGCTTCTCGAAGAGCAACGCATCTCGCAAAGAACTCAATTTGATATCGAGATGATGACAGAGCTTGGTTTCTGCTCGGGCATTGAAAACTACTCACGTTACTTGAGTGGTCGTGCTGAAGGTGAAGCGCCTCCAACATTATTCGACTATTTGCCTGCTGATGGTCTGCTGATCATCGATGAGTCACACGTTACCGTGCCGCAAATCGGCGCGATGTATAAAGGTGACCGCTCTCGTAAGGAGACCTTGGTTGAATTTGGTTTCCGTCTTCCTTCTGCTTTAGACAACCGACCAATGAAGTTCGATGAGTTTGAATCGATTGCCCCACAAACGATTTTTGTTTCAGCTACGCCAGGTAATTACGAGCTTGAAAAGTCCGATGGTGAGGTTGCTGATCAGGTTGTTCGTCCAACGGGGCTATTAGACCCGATTATTGAAGTAAGGCCAGTAGCGACTCAGGTGGATGACTTGTTGTCAGAAATTAGAATACGTTCAGATAAAGATGAGCGTGTATTGGTGACGACGTTAACCAAGAGAATGGCAGAAGACCTAACTGAATATCTCACAGAACACGGTGTGAAAGTGCGTTACTTACACTCAGACATCGATACTGTAGAGCGTGTAGAGATTATTCGAGATCTCCGTTTGGGCGAGTTTGATGTGTTAGTGGGTATTAACTTACTTCGTGAGGGCTTGGATATGCCTGAAGTATCGCTGGTGGCGATTCTGGATGCTGATAAAGAAGGCTTCTTGCGTTCTGAACGCTCTCTGATCCAAACGATCGGTCGTGCAGCTCGTAACCTAGAAGGTAAGGCGATCTTATACGGCGACTCAATCACTAAATCGATGAAAAAGGCGATTGATGAAACAGAGCGACGCCGAGAGAAGCAGCAGGCTTATAACGAAGAGCAAGGTATTACGCCACAAGCTCTGAAGCGTAACATTAAAGATATCATGGAGTTGGGTGATATCACGAAGTCGAAGCAACAACGTCAGTCTAAACAGGTGCCATTGTCTAAGGTGGCAGAGCCTTCACAGAGCTATGCTGTGCTGACGCCACAACAACTCGATAAAGAGATCAGTAAGCTAGAAGCGGCGATGTACCAACATGCTCAAAACTTAGAGTTTGAGTTGGCGGCACAGAAACGTGATGAAATTGAGCAGCTGAGAAAGCAGTTCATTACCAATAGCTAAACGTTGCCTATATTAGTCAAACCTTCCTTTTGATGGTGCTCTAGACAAAAAAACAGCCAGTAGGAATTGTTCTACTGGCTTACGTTTGTGAACACTAAGTCCACTAACAACGTCAGTTGGCTAGGTGACCCGAAGGTCATCTTAATGACTGCATCCTTCATGCCATATAGATAAGATATTGATTGTTTGAAGTCGGTATAGAAATACAATACAAATATTGTGGCTAATTTGCATAATGCAAAGCGGAATGCGACTATAATAAGAAATGCAAATTATAAATGGCTAGGATATGCAATCAAAAACGCTAGATAACAAATCAAAGTATTTGTTGATGGTAGAGGATACCGCCTCGGTAGCAGCTTTGTACCGCTCGTATCTTACACCGCTCGAAATTGATATCAATATTGTCGGCACTGGTCGCGATGCAATTGAGAGTTTGAATCATCGAATCCCTGACCTAATTTTATTAGATCTACGTCTACCTGATATGACGGGTATGGACGTGCTATTTGCGGTTAAACAAAAGTACCCTGAGGTGCCTGTTATCTTCATGACAGCTCACGGTTCGATTGATACTGCCGTTGAAGCGATGCGTCATGGTTCTCAAGACTTCCTTATCAAACCGTGTGAAGCTGACCGTTTACGTATTACGGTCAACAACGCAATACGTAAAGCGACGAAATTAAAGAACAGTTCAGAGCACCCTGGAAACCAGAATTATCAAGGTTTCATTGGCAGTAGCCAAACTATGCAGCAGGTGTACCGAACTATTGATTCTGCCGCATCGAGTAAAGCGAGTATTTTCATTACTGGTGAAAGTGGTACCGGTAAAGAGGTCTGTGCAGAAGCTATTCACGCTGCGAGTAAGCGTGGTGATAAGCCGTTTATTGCAATTAACTGTGCTGCGATTCCCAAGGACTTGATTGAAAGTGAACTGTTTGGTCACGTGAAAGGGGCATTTACAGGGGCAGCAACAGATCGTCAAGGCGCTGCTGAGCTGGCTGATGGTGGCACCTTGTTCCTTGATGAGCTCTGTGAGATGGACCTTGAGTTACAAACCAAGCTTTTGCGTTTTATCCAGACTGGTACCTTCCAAAAAGTGGGTTCTTCGAAGATGAAGAGCGTGGATGTTCGCTTTGTTTGTGCGACCAACCGTGACCCATGGAAAGAAGTACAAGAAGGGCGCTTTAGAGAAGATTTGTACTATCGTTTGTATGTAATTCCTCTACACTTGCCGCCATTGCGTGAGCGTGGTGAAGATGTCATTGAGATTGCATACTCACTGCTAGGTTACATGTCAGTGGAAGAGGGCAAAGCGTTTGTGCGTTTTGCTCAGGAAGTTCTTGATCGTTTTAACCAATATGAGTGGCCGGGTAACGTTCGTCAGCTGCAAAACGTATTGCGAAATGTCGTGGTATTGAACAACGGCAAAGAGATCACGCTTAATATGCTTCCACCACCGTTGAATCAACCGATTGAAAATAGCCTACGCTTGAAAGAGAAGCAGAGTGAAGACATTACGGTGAAAGATATTTTCCCACTGTGGATCACTGAAAAAACGGCTATCGAGCAGGCGATTAAAGCGTGTGACGGTAATATTCCGCGAGCGGCTGGTTTCTTGGATGTGAGTCCGTCGACTATCTACCGTAAGTTGCAAGCGTGGAACGCAAAACAGTAATCACCAAACGATAAGACATAACAATGACCAAAGTATTGAATCAGCAAAAAGTTGATGAGCTTGCCGGTGAAATAGGGCAAGAGAATGTTCCGGTGTTACTGGAGATCTTTTTAGGTGAGTTGAAAGGCTATTATGAGCACCTAGAGATCAATAAGGAGTCAGATACTTCAAAGTATTTAGCGGATATCAGCCATGCCCTAAAGAGCAGTGCTGCGAGCTTTGGTGCTGACTCTCTGTGTAGCTTCGCTATTGGTTTAGACAGCAAAGTAAAACAGTCACTTCCAATTACTGATGGCGATTTTGAAGATATGCAGTCACTGCTGCTTTCAACGTACACTGAGTATCAACAATTGATGACGGATCTCTAACGCAGAGAACGACCACAGAAACTAAAAAAGGAGCATCGTGCTCCTTTTTGTTTTTCGCTTGAGCTGAACTTATTGCTTTAGGCCAGTTGAGCTTCGATCGCTTGTTGTAGTTTCACGCGGTCATGACGCCAATCTCGATTCGCAGACGCAAGATCCGTAGTGACACAGTTCCATTGGCCTTCAAGCTCGGGATGTGGTTCATTACCAAGAACAATGTCTATCTTGCGTGCTTTGCAGGTACGTTCACACCACTCAAGTTGCTCCTCAAGTGTCATTTTACCCGCTGGGCCGTGTTCTGGTGATAAGTTTTCGACGAAGACGAGCTTAGCATGGGTATTGTCGGAAATCGCTTTACCAATTTCTGGCAGCAGCAGTGGTGGCATCACACTGGTCAAAAAGCTGCCTGGCCCAAGCACGATGCAATCCGCTTGTTCTACAGCAGCCACCGCTTCTTTTGTTGCTGGAACTTCTGGCGACAGATCCATCATGCGTAGTTTCTCTGTCATGTCATCGACGTTGGTTTCGCCGGTTACCCAGTGTCCATCCATCGACAATGCGGTAAGGTCTGACGGATGCTCAGTCATTGGGACAATATTGACATCGACCTTCAACATATTGCGAATTAGGTTAATTGCTTCTAGCGGGCGAACGGAAAGGTTGTCTAACGCGGTTAGCATTAGGTTGCCTAAGTTATGGCCATCGAGTTCGCCTTGTCCACGAAAGCGATACTCAAACATCATAGAGCTAATAGAGGGTTCTGTGATCAACTGATTTATACAGTTGCGGGTATCACCCCATGCAATGCCGCCCTGGCAATCTCGAATGCGTCCTGTGGAGCCACCGTTGTCAGTTGTAGCAACAATGCCGGTTGCGTTACTACCAAAATCTTTTAATGCCGCCAGCATACGACCTAAGCCATGGCCACCACCGATTGCGACCACTTTCTTTGAAGTGTAAATGTTCATTTTTTATTCTTGTTAGAGGATTACCAGCTATAATTTAGGTTAAATGCTTCTCGCCAGATACTCAACAAGAGTTATTTTGAGCGTTTGACACGTTTTTTTTGCCGATGTGACTCGTTTTTTGTCATCAGAGCTAGATTCACGTACAAATATTAAGTATTTTATTACTCAGCTACTGCGCGTTCGAATATAACGTGCAGTTGCCATAACTCCGAGCTCTCGCATGCTAAGTCGCACAGTGGTATTTGCTGTACCGATACGCATTAAGAGCCAGTGACATGTTGTCACAAGGGCTTAATTGGAAATGATTATGCCTCCCGTGTTTGGAAAGGTGTTCCGTGGCGCAACAATTCGAAGATAGATTCCATCGCAAGTTTTATTACTTGCGCTTGTCGGTTACAGACGTCTGTAACTTTAAATGTACTTACTGCTTGCCGGATGGTTATAAACCGTCAGGGCAAAAAAACTCGTCTTTTTTAAGTGTTCCCGAGATCAAACGTGTCGTTAAAGCGTTTGCAGATTGTGGCACCTCAAAGATCCGCATTACAGGCGGAGAGCCGAGCCTGCGTAAAGACTTCCCCGAAATTATTCAAACCGTTGCCAACACTCCCGGTATAAAAAAAGTTGCTACTACAACTAACGGCTACCGCATGGAGAAACAAGTAGGGCAGTGGCGTGATGCTGGTTTAACTCATATTAATGTAAGCGTAGATAGCTTAGATCCGCGCATGTTCCATCAGATCACTGGTGAGAATAAGTTTACTGAGGTAATGCGAGGCATTGATAAAGCGTTTGAGGTTGGCTTTGAACAAGTCAAAGTAAACGTAGTATTGATGAAAGACCTCAATAGCCAAGAGTTACCTGCCTTCCTTAATTGGATTAAAGACAAACCGATTCAACTGCGTTTTATCGAGCTGATGAAAACCGGCGAGATGGATGAGTTGTTTGATAAACACCATGTGTCAGGTGTCGCGATTCGTAACCAGCTCATTGCTAATGGTTGGTTGCTTAAAGTGAGAGCCGTTAATGATGGCCCTGCGCAAGTGTTCGTTCACCCGGACTACAAGGGTGAAATTGGTTTGATCATGCCTTACGAGAAAGACTTTTGTGAGAGTTGTAACCGACTGCGCGTTTCTGCGACCGGTAAGCTTCACCTATGTCTGTTTGGCGATCACGGTGTTGAACTGAGAGATTTGATTCAAGAAGATCAACAAGAGCAAGAGCTCATCGATCGAATACAGGCTCAGCTACAAACCAAGTCCGTTAGCCACTTCTTACATGATGGCAACAGCGGTATGACTCCAAACTTGGCGTCAATCGGCGGTTAACCCGCATACACTCAAACGTATTTTATCGCTCAGCTTATTTAGGCTGAGCGAATCAGTCTAATGAAAAATTTATATAGGTGAACAAATGGGTCACGCAGAAAGCAAATTTCAAGCAGCAAACATTGCAGTACTAACAGTTTCAGATACACGTACAGAAGAAAACGATACGTCAGGTGGTTACTTAGCTGAGAATGCTAAAGAAGCAGGCCACAACGTGGTTGATAAGCAAATCGTTATCGATGACATGTACAAGATCCGTGCGATCGTGTCTAAGTGGATCGCTGACGAAAGTGTACAAGCGATCATGATCACTGGCGGTACTGGTTTCACTTCTCGTGACAGTACTCCTGAAGCGCTTAAGCCACTGTTCGACAAAGAAGTAGAAGGCTTTGGTGAGTTATTCCGTCAAGTGTCTTACGAAGAGATCGGCACCTCGACAATTCAATCTCGCGCAATTGCGGGCTTTGCGAACCACACGGTTATCTTTGCAATGCCGGGCTCTACAGGCGCTTGTCGTACAGGTTGGACTAAGATCATCAAGCAACAGATGGATGCTAGCCACCGCCCTTGTAACTTCATGCCACACCTTTCTGTATAAGGCGGTTTGAGCATGAGCCCATTTACACACATTAACGCGTCTGGCGAAGCGAACATGGTCGATGTATCGGCTAAGGCTGAAACGGTACGTGAAGCAAGAGCTGAAGCATTTGTTCAAATGTCGGCAGAAACGCTGCAACTGATTGTCTCTGGTAGCCACCACAAGGGTGATGTTTTCGCTACGGCACGTATTGCAGGTATTCAAGCGGCTAAGAAGACGTGGGATCTAATTCCACTTTGTCACCCTCTACTATTAACGAAAGTAGAAGTGCAGCTTGAAGCTATCGAGTCTGAAAACAAGGTTCGCATTGAATCTGTTTGTAAGCTTGCAGGCAAGACGGGCGTAGAAATGGAAGCGCTAACGGCTGCTTCAGTTGCTGCGTTGACCATTTACGATATGTGTAAAGCTGTTCAGAAAGACATTGTTATCGAGAATGTACGCCTGCTAGAGAAGACAGGTGGTAAATCAGGTCACTTTAAGGTGGAATCATGATTACAGTACTTTTCTTTGCGCAAACTCGTGAACTTGTTGGCGTAGACAGCGTTGAAGTGGATGCAGAGTTTAAGACGATTGAGGCGATTCGTAGCCACCTTGTTACGCAAGAAGGCAAATGGGATATCGCATTGGAAGAGGGCAAGCTTCTGGCTGCTCTTAATCAATCGATTGTGCCTCTGACGACTGAAGTGAAAGACGGTGACGAAGTTGCGTTCTTCCCACCTGTAACTGGAGGCTAGTCATGGATTCAAGAGTAGTAGTGACTTCTGAGGACTTCTCTGTTGCTGATGAGTACGCGTTTCTCTCTGAAGGAACCTCTGCAGGTGCTGTAGTGACTTTTGTTGGTAAAGTTCGCGACATGAACCTTGGCGACAATGTGATTGGTTTGTCTTTGGAGCACTATCCAGGCATGACAGAAAAGTCGTTGAGCGAGATCTGTGACCAAGCTGAAGCGCGTTGGCCTATCCAGAAGATGCGAGTTATCCACCGTGTCGGTGACCTAGATATTGGCGACCAGATTGTTTATGTTGGCGTCTCAAGTGCACACCGTGGTGCCGCGTTTGAAGCGTGTGAGTTTGTTATGGACTTCTTAAAAACGAAAGCACCTTTTTGGAAAAAAGAGCGTACCACTGAAGCAACTCGTTGGGTTGATTCCCGTGACTCTGATGCGAAAGCGGCGGAGCGCTGGGAGAAGTAATCTCTCTTAAAGTCATGTTGCTTCAACATTTACTCATTTGTATATGAGACAGTCAAAAGCCGACCATTTAGGTCGGTTTTTTTGTACCCGTCAGAAATTGATTTATAAATAATCGGTGTTTTAATAAATGGTTAATCATTGCTGTTGCATATAAATTCAGCCCTTAATTTTGTCAGAATTAGTGCATCGAAATTTCCGTTTTAGTGCAGCGCATTATGCTGTTTTGTATAAAGTGATAATCCTCACAAATAGTGTAGTCTGTTTAGGTGATATGTGATGTGCAATTAGATTTCATGTGGCATTAATGTTAATTTGCGCTCAGTGTTCTAGCATAAGATGCTAAAAAAAAGTATCAACACAGATACATCAACACTAAAGGCTGTTTTTTAATTAATCCCTCTACGTAACTCACTATCGATTGGGGATTTATTAGATATTTACACTGATTCCTTGAGTATATCGGAGAATTATCCGACTTTTTGCGACTTGTTTGTGGCAAATTACTTCAATGGTTGATAGTGTGTGCCTCAATCTTTGTAAGGTTTTAGGTTTTTATGCTTAAGTTTTGAGCTAAATAAATCTAAATCACTGCCGTTCAGTGAACCAAGCAAAGAAGTCATGGATGCAATACATAAAACTTGGAGTTTATTTAATGTACAAGAATAAAATCACTCAGGCCCTTCTTCTAGGTGCTGGTTTGGCAGTGGCTGCCTCTTCTACTCTTTCTATCGCTGCTGAAGTTCCAGCAGGCACAGAACTGGCAAAAGTTCAGGAACTTGTTCGCGGTAACGGTACTGAAGTTGCAACTATCGACCCACACAAATCTCAAGGTGTACCAGAATCTCACGTAATTCGTGATCTTCTAGAAGGTCTAGTGAACCAAGACGGCGACGGCAATACTATCCCTGGTGTTGCTGAAAGCTGGGAAACGACAGACAACAAAACATTCACTTTCCACCTACGCAAAGACGCAAAATGGTCTAACGGCGATCCTGTAACAGCTCAAGATTTCGTATACAGCTGGCAACGTGCAGTAGATCCTGCAACGGCTTCTCCATACGCTTGGTACATGGAATACACCAAGATGGCGAATGCGAAGGACATCGTAGCGGGTAAGAAAGATAAGAGTGAACTAGGCGTTAAAGCAGTGGATGCGAACACTCTAGTTGTTGAATTAGAAACAGCGGTACCATACTTCGTAATGATGATGGGCCACACAACAATGAAGCCAGTACACCAGGCAACTGTTGAAAAATACGGTGACCAGTGGACTAAGCCAGAGCACTTTGTTGGCAACGGCGCATTCTCTGTTGATAAATGGGTTGTTAACGAGCGTTTAGTACTTAAGCGTAACGAGCAGTACTGGGACAACGATAAAACAGTTCTTAATAAAGTAACGTTCCTACCAATCGAAAACCAAGTAGCGGAAATGAACCGTTTCCTATCTGGTGAAATCGATTTCACAAACGAACTTCCAACTGAGCACTTCAAGCGCCTTCAAAAAGAGCACGCTGAAGATGTATCTGTAGCGGGTAACCTATGTACTTACTACTACATCTTCAACACGAAGAAAGCACCGTTTGATGATGTTCGTGTTCGTCAAGCAATCTCTTACGCAATCGACCGTGATATCGTAACTGGTGCAATCCTAGCGCAAGGTCAAAAACCTGCGTACTTCCTAACACCTGAAATCACTGCTGGCTTCAACCCTGAGCTACCTGCTTACGGCAAGATGTCTCAAAAAGAGCGTAACGCAGAAGCAGAACGCCTTCTTGCAGAAGCGGGTTACGGTAAAGATAACCCACTTAAATTTAACCTACTTTACAACACTTCAGAGAACCACAAGAAGATTGCTGTAGCACTAGGTTCAATGTGGAAGAAAACACTGGGTCTTTCAGTAACACTTGAAAACCAAGAGTGGAAAACATACCTATCTTCTAAAGATTCTGGTGACTTCGAAGTAGCACGTGCCGGTTGGTGTGGTGACTACAACGAAGCGTCTTCTTTCCTAACGCTAATGAAGAGTAACAACACTACCGGTGGTGTTCACTACGATAGCGCGGCGTACGACCAAATCATCGACAAAGCACTTAACTCTACTTCAGAAGAAGAGCGTGAAGCTCTTTACCTAGAAGCTGAGAAGTTGATGGCTAACGATATGCCAATCGCTCCTATCTACCAATACGTGAAATCTCGTCTACTTAACCCGCATGTTGGTGGTTTCCCAATCAACAACGCGGAAGACAAGATCTTCTCGAAAGACCTATACATCAAAGCTCAATAATCAGCTTCGATTCAAAAAGTTAATATAAATATAACGATACAGGCACTACATGCGCAGGGCGCGCATGTAGCGTCTTTCTAATTTTAATTGTCACAGACTGAAAGAGTGAGTTTATGCTTAAATTCATTATGAAACGGATATTTGAAGCGATCCCAACCATGCTGGTTTTGATCACTATATCTTTCTTTCTTATGCGTTTCGCACCGGGTAACCCGTTTTCAAGCGAGCGTCCATTACCGCCAGAAGTTATGGCTAACATCGAAGCTAAGTACGGCTTAGATAAACCAGTATTTGAACAATACACCACGTATTTGACAAATATCTTACAAGGTGACTTCGGCCCATCTTTTAAATACCAAGATTACACAGTAAATGAGCTGATCGCGGTAGCTCTTCCAGTATCGGCGAAGGTAGGTTTCGTTGCCTTTATCTTCACGTTACTCATGGGGGTCACCGTCGGGACCATTGCCGCCTTGAAGCATAATACCTGGATCGACTACACCATCATGTCGACCGCGATGCTTGGGGTTGTAATGCCTTCGTTTGTATTGGCACCCGCACTGATTTACCTATTCTCACTGCATTGGAATATATTCCCTGCTGGTGGCTGGCACGGCGGTACATTTATGTACATCGTGCTACCTGTTATCGCGATGTCTCTTCTATATGTAGCAACTTTCGCTCGTATTACTCGTGGTAGCATGATCGAAACTCTTAACAGTAACTTTATCCGAACTGCACGAGCAAAAGGTCTAAGCTACCGTTACATAATTCTTAAGCATGCTCTTAAGCCAGCAATGCTGCCTGTTGTTTCATACATGGGACCTGCATTCGTAGGTATCATCACAGGTTCAGTTGTTGTTGAAACCATCTTCGGCCTACCAGGTATCGGTAAGCTGTTTGTTAACGCTGCGTTTAACCGTGACTACTCGCTAGTAATGGGTGTAACCATCTTGATTGGTTTCCTATTCATCTTGTTCAACGCAATTGTTGATATTTTGCTAGCGCTGATTGACCCGAAAATTCGCTACTAACAGGGACTGGTTATGTTGAAGAAAAAAGAAAATTTAGAAGCGATCGAAAAGTTCTCTGAGAGCTTAGAGATTGAAGGTCGTAGTTTATGGCAGGATGCTCGTATTCGTTTCATGCGAAACAAAGCCGCGATGGTAAGCCTGTTCATTCTAACGTTAATGGTACTGGCGGTTATCTTCTTACCAATGCTGGCTCAGTACACTTACGACGATACCGACTGGTATGCAATGCACGTAGGTCCTAATGCTGACCACTGGTTTGGTACCGATAGCTTAGGTCGTGATTTGTATGTACGTACTCTAATCGGTGGCCGTATCTCATTGATGGTTGGCGTGATGGGTGCCTTCGTAGCAGTATTGATTGGTACGCTTTACGGTGCAGCTTCAGGCTTCATCGGTGGTCGTACTGACCGAGTGATGATGCGTATCCTAGAAATTTTGTACGCAGTACCATTCATGTTCCTAGTAATCGTTCTAGTGACATTCTTTGGTCGTAACATCATTCTAATCTTCGTTGCGATTGGTGCGATTGCTTGGCTAGATATGGCGCGTATTGTACGTGGCCAAACGCTGAGTTTACGTAGTAAAGAGTTCATTGAAGCTGCACACGTATGTGGTGTAAGCAAATGGAAGATCATTACACGTCACATCGTTCCAAACGTTCTAGGTATCGTAGCGGTTTACTCTACGCTGCTTATTCCAAGCATGATCCTTACTGAATCATTCTTATCTTTCCTTGGTCTTGGTGTTCAAGAGCCTATGACAAGCTGGGGCGCACTGCTTCAAGAAGGTTCGCAAACAATGGAAGTTGCAATTTGGCAACTGGCATTCCCTGCGGCATTCATGGTAGTCACGCTGTTCTGCTTTAACTACGTAGGCGATGGTCTGCGCGACGCGCTTGATCCAAAAGACAGATAAAAATTAATAGCAAATAAAACTACAAAAGCTATAAAAGATTAAGGAAGCAATGATGAGCTTATTAGATGTCAAAGACCTGCGCGTCGAATTTACCACGCAAGATGGTATCGTAACCGCAGTAAACGACTTGAACTTCTCACTTAACCAAGGCGAAACGCTGGGTATTGTTGGTGAGTCAGGTTCAGGTAAATCACAGACTGTATTCTCTATCATGGGGTTGTTGGCGAAAAACGGCATCATCTCTGGTAGTGCAAAATTCGAAGGTAAAGAGATTCTTAACCTTCCAGAAAAAGAACTGAATAAAGTTCGTGCTGAGCAGATCGCGATGATCTTCCAAGATCCGATGACATCATTGAACCCTTACATGAAAGTAAGTGATCAGCTGATGGAAGTACTTATGCTGCACAAAGGCATGGGTAAAGCGGAAGCATTCGAAGAATCGGTACGCATGCTTGAAGCGGTTAAAATCCCTGAAGCACGTAAACGTATCACCATGTACCCACACGAATTCTCTGGCGGTATGCGTCAGCGTGTGATGATTGCAATGGCGCTATTGTGTCGTCCAAAACTGCTTATTGCAGATGAACCAACTACCGCGCTGGATGTAACTATTCAAGCACAAATCATGGAACTGCTGAACGAACTGAAAGATGAGTTCAACACGGCAATCATCATGATTACCCACGACTTGGGTGTTGTTGCGGGCTCTTGTGACAAAGTACTCGTGATGTACGCAGGTCGTACCATGGAGTACGGTACGGTTGACGAAATCTTCTATGAGCCGAGCCACCCATATGCGGAAGGTCTACTGAAAGCGATCCCTCGTTTGGATACTGAAGGTGAGATCCTACCGACTATTCCAGGCAACCCACCAAACTTACTTCGCCTGCCAACAGGCTGTCCTTACCAAGACCGTTGTCACCGTGTAATGGACCGTTGTAAGCAAGAAGCACCGATTCTGACTCCATTTGGTCAAGGCGACCGTCAGCGTGCTTGTTTTTCTGATTGGGAGGCTTGGACAAAATGAGCGTAGTAGATAAGCAGTTATTATTAGATATTAAAGACCTGAAAGTTCACTTTAGCATCGCGGCTAAGTCAGCGTGGCCTTGGGCAAAACCTTCAAACCTAAAAGCAGTTGATGGCGTTGATATCCACCTTTACGAAGGTGAAACGCTGGGTGTAGTAGGTGAGTCTGGTTGTGGTAAATCGACGTTTGCTCGTGCAATTATTGGTTTGGTTGAAGCAACTGACGGTGAAGTAATGTGGTTGGGTCAAGACCTAACTAAGATGCAAGAAGTACAACGTCGTGAAACTCGTAAAGAGATTCAGATGATCTTCCAAGACCCACTAGCATCGCTTAACCCGCGTATGTCTGTTGGTGACATCATTGCTGAGCCGCTAGAGACGTTCTACCCAGAACTTTCTAAGCAGGAAGTGAAGGACCGCGTTAAAGAGATGATGGCGAAGGTAGGTCTACTGCCAAACGTAATCAACCGTTACCCGCACGAGTTCTCTGGTGGTCAGTGTCAGCGTATTGGTATCGCGCGTGCACTTATCTTGAAGCCTAAGATGATCATCTGTGACGAACCTGTTTCGGCACTTGACGTATCTATCCAAGCTCAAGTTGTTAACCTGCTGAAAGAGCTACAAAAAGAGCTAGGTCTTTCGTTGGTATTCATCGCACACGACTTGTCAGTTGTGAAGCACATTTCCGATCGTGTATTGGTAATGTACTTGGGTAATGCGGTTGAGCTGGGTGAATCAGATGCACTGTTCTCTGATCCAAAACACCCGTACA encodes:
- the moaD gene encoding molybdopterin synthase sulfur carrier subunit — protein: MITVLFFAQTRELVGVDSVEVDAEFKTIEAIRSHLVTQEGKWDIALEEGKLLAALNQSIVPLTTEVKDGDEVAFFPPVTGG
- the moaE gene encoding molybdopterin synthase catalytic subunit MoaE, which produces MDSRVVVTSEDFSVADEYAFLSEGTSAGAVVTFVGKVRDMNLGDNVIGLSLEHYPGMTEKSLSEICDQAEARWPIQKMRVIHRVGDLDIGDQIVYVGVSSAHRGAAFEACEFVMDFLKTKAPFWKKERTTEATRWVDSRDSDAKAAERWEK
- a CDS encoding ABC transporter substrate-binding protein, which encodes MYKNKITQALLLGAGLAVAASSTLSIAAEVPAGTELAKVQELVRGNGTEVATIDPHKSQGVPESHVIRDLLEGLVNQDGDGNTIPGVAESWETTDNKTFTFHLRKDAKWSNGDPVTAQDFVYSWQRAVDPATASPYAWYMEYTKMANAKDIVAGKKDKSELGVKAVDANTLVVELETAVPYFVMMMGHTTMKPVHQATVEKYGDQWTKPEHFVGNGAFSVDKWVVNERLVLKRNEQYWDNDKTVLNKVTFLPIENQVAEMNRFLSGEIDFTNELPTEHFKRLQKEHAEDVSVAGNLCTYYYIFNTKKAPFDDVRVRQAISYAIDRDIVTGAILAQGQKPAYFLTPEITAGFNPELPAYGKMSQKERNAEAERLLAEAGYGKDNPLKFNLLYNTSENHKKIAVALGSMWKKTLGLSVTLENQEWKTYLSSKDSGDFEVARAGWCGDYNEASSFLTLMKSNNTTGGVHYDSAAYDQIIDKALNSTSEEEREALYLEAEKLMANDMPIAPIYQYVKSRLLNPHVGGFPINNAEDKIFSKDLYIKAQ
- the oppB gene encoding oligopeptide ABC transporter permease OppB, translating into MLKFIMKRIFEAIPTMLVLITISFFLMRFAPGNPFSSERPLPPEVMANIEAKYGLDKPVFEQYTTYLTNILQGDFGPSFKYQDYTVNELIAVALPVSAKVGFVAFIFTLLMGVTVGTIAALKHNTWIDYTIMSTAMLGVVMPSFVLAPALIYLFSLHWNIFPAGGWHGGTFMYIVLPVIAMSLLYVATFARITRGSMIETLNSNFIRTARAKGLSYRYIILKHALKPAMLPVVSYMGPAFVGIITGSVVVETIFGLPGIGKLFVNAAFNRDYSLVMGVTILIGFLFILFNAIVDILLALIDPKIRY
- the oppC gene encoding oligopeptide ABC transporter permease OppC encodes the protein MLKKKENLEAIEKFSESLEIEGRSLWQDARIRFMRNKAAMVSLFILTLMVLAVIFLPMLAQYTYDDTDWYAMHVGPNADHWFGTDSLGRDLYVRTLIGGRISLMVGVMGAFVAVLIGTLYGAASGFIGGRTDRVMMRILEILYAVPFMFLVIVLVTFFGRNIILIFVAIGAIAWLDMARIVRGQTLSLRSKEFIEAAHVCGVSKWKIITRHIVPNVLGIVAVYSTLLIPSMILTESFLSFLGLGVQEPMTSWGALLQEGSQTMEVAIWQLAFPAAFMVVTLFCFNYVGDGLRDALDPKDR
- a CDS encoding ABC transporter ATP-binding protein encodes the protein MSLLDVKDLRVEFTTQDGIVTAVNDLNFSLNQGETLGIVGESGSGKSQTVFSIMGLLAKNGIISGSAKFEGKEILNLPEKELNKVRAEQIAMIFQDPMTSLNPYMKVSDQLMEVLMLHKGMGKAEAFEESVRMLEAVKIPEARKRITMYPHEFSGGMRQRVMIAMALLCRPKLLIADEPTTALDVTIQAQIMELLNELKDEFNTAIIMITHDLGVVAGSCDKVLVMYAGRTMEYGTVDEIFYEPSHPYAEGLLKAIPRLDTEGEILPTIPGNPPNLLRLPTGCPYQDRCHRVMDRCKQEAPILTPFGQGDRQRACFSDWEAWTK
- the oppF gene encoding murein tripeptide/oligopeptide ABC transporter ATP binding protein OppF yields the protein MSVVDKQLLLDIKDLKVHFSIAAKSAWPWAKPSNLKAVDGVDIHLYEGETLGVVGESGCGKSTFARAIIGLVEATDGEVMWLGQDLTKMQEVQRRETRKEIQMIFQDPLASLNPRMSVGDIIAEPLETFYPELSKQEVKDRVKEMMAKVGLLPNVINRYPHEFSGGQCQRIGIARALILKPKMIICDEPVSALDVSIQAQVVNLLKELQKELGLSLVFIAHDLSVVKHISDRVLVMYLGNAVELGESDALFSDPKHPYTKALMSAVPIPDPRLERSKTIQMLEGDLPSPINPPSGCVFRTRCPQATEACAQTKPTIQGDDVHAVSCLHVQV